The following is a genomic window from Streptomyces chrestomyceticus JCM 4735.
AGTTGCGCGAACGCCGCCGCCTGCTGTCGGTCCTGGTGGCCTTCGGCACCCGGCGCGGCACCCTCGCCTGGTCCGTGCTGTGGCAGACCGCCGTCCCGATGACCCTCGGCCTGGCGCTCGCGGTGGCCGGCGGCCTCGGGCTCGGCCGGGTGCTGCTGGGCCTGGCGGACAAGACCGGTGTCGCGTGGTCGGTGGTCTGGCCACTGCCCCTGTTCGGCGCCGCTCTGATCCTGCTCGTGACGCTGCTCAGCATGCCGCCGCTGTGGCGCATGATGCGTGCGGACGGGCTGCGTACGGAGTGATCCGGCACCGCCGGTGTCCCGGGGTCCGCGCGACGGGCCCCGGGCTCCGGCGGCGCTATGCACGACGCGTATACACCACGGCTGTAGCGACGAAGTAAGGTGGTCGGCATGTCAATCGGTCATACGCTTCTGGGCCTCCTGGAGTCCGGGCCCCGCCATGGCTACGACCTGAAGCGGGCGTTCGACGAGCACTTCGGCCACGACCGCCCGCTGCACTACGGGCAGGTCTACTCGACCATGTCCCGCCTGCTGAAGAACGGCCTCGTCGAGGTCGACGGCGTCGAGGCGGGCGCGGGCCCGGAGCGCAAGCGCTACGCCATCACGGACGCCGGCGTCACCGACGTCGCCCAGTGGCTGGCCCGCCCCGAGAAGCCCGAACCGTACCTCCAGTCCACGCTCTACACGAAGGTGGTGCTGGCCCTGCTCACCGAGCGGGACGCCGCCGAGCTGCTCGACACCCAGCGCACCGAGCACCTGCGCCTGATGCGCGGCCTGACCGAGCGCAAGCGCAAGGGAGACCTCGCCGACCAGCTCATCTGCGACCACGCCCTGTTCCACCTGGAGGCTGACCTGCGCTGGCTGGAGCTGACGGCCGCCCGTCTGGACAAGCTGGCCGCGGTGATCGCCCGGTGACGCCCGCGGGTTCGCTGCTGGCCGCCGAGGCCCTGCACAAGTCGTTCGGGCAGACCCAAGCGCTGGACGGGGTGGACTTCTCCATCCACCCCGGCGAGGTCGTCGCCGTCATGGGCCCCTCCGGCTCCGGCAAGTCGACCCTGCTGCACTGCCTGGCGGGCATCGTCCTGCCGGACTCCGGCAGTGTCCGCTACGGCGACCACGAGGTGACGGTGATGAACGACGCGCAGCGCAGCGCCCTGCGCCGCGCCGACTTCGGCTTCGTCTTCCAGTTCGGCCAGCTCGTCCCCGAACTGACCTGCCTGGAGAACGTCGCCCTCCCGCTGCGCCTGAACGGCGTCAAGCGCAAGGAGGCCGAGCGGCACGCCCGCGAGTGGCTGGAGCGGCTGGAGGTCGAGGACTCCGGGGGCAAGCGGCCCGGCGAGGTCTCCGGCGGCCAGGGCCAGCGCGTCGCGGTGGCCCGCGCGCTCGCCGCGCGCCCCCGCGTGATCTTCGCGGACGAGCCCACCGGCGCCCTCGACTCCCTCAACGGCGAACGCGTGATGACGCTGCTCACCGACGCCGCCCGGGACACCAACGCCGCCGTCGTCCTGGTCACCCACGAGGCCCGGGTCGCCGCCTACTCCGACCGCGAGATCGTCGTCCGCGACGGCAAGGTGAAGGACATGCTGGCGGGCCTGCGGTGAGTCCGCCCGTCACACCCCGTCCGGGCAGGACCGCTGCCCCGATCGGCTCCGCCGGATGACGCTGCTCGGCCCGCGTACCAGGAACGGCCCCGCAGGTCCCGGCGGCCCGTCCGCCGCTCCCGGGGAGGCGGCCGTACTCGGCCCGCCTCCCGCCGGGCCCGCCGTCTGGGCCCGCGACCTCGTCACCGGCCTGCGCTTCGCCGCGGGCGGCGGCCGCGAGGGCTGGATCCGTACGGCGCTGACCGCCGTCGGCGTCGGTCTCGGCGTCGCCGTCCTGCTGCTCGGCTCGTCCGTGCCGTCCCTGCTCGACTCCTGGCACGGCCGGGAGAAGGCCCGCGAGAACCTGGGCCAGGCCAACCCGCCGCGCCCCGCCGACGACACACTGCTCTACGCCCACGCCGACACCCGGTACCACCACCAGAACATCCGCGGCCGGCTCGTCGATCCCGACGGGGCGCACCCGCCGAAACCGCCGGGCGTCGCCGCGCTCCCCGCCCCGGGGACCATGCTGGTCTCCCCCGGCCTCAAGGAGCTGCTGGACTCGCCCGACGGCGCGGCGCTGCGCGAGCGGCTCCCGTACCGCGTCGTGGGCACCATCGGCGACGCCGGCCTTCAGGGACCGGCCGAACTGACCTTCCTCGCGGGCAGCTCCGCCCTGGACGAACGGCTCGGTGCCTACCGCATCGACCACTTCGGGCTGGAGTTCGTCCAGCGCCCGATGCGGGCCCCCGCGGTGGTGCTGGTCATCATGACGTGTGTGGCGCTGCTGACGCCGGTCATGGTCTTCATCGGCACCTCCGTACGGTTCGGCAACGAACGCCGCGAACTGCGGCTCGCCGCGCTGCGCCTGGTCGGCGCCGACATCCGCACGACCCGGCGGATCGCCGCCGGGGAGACGCTGCTCGGCTCGCTGGCGGGGCTGGTGCTGGGCGCCGGGTTCTTCCTGGGCGGACGGCAGTTCGCGTCGATGGTGACCCTGTGGGACATCAACGTCTTCCCGTCGGACATCACCCCGGACCCGTTGCTGGCCACGCTGATCGCGGTGCTGGTGCCGTCCGCCGCCGTCCTGGTGACGCTCTTCGCGCAGCGCGGGGTGACGGTCGAACCGCTGGGTGTCGTACGCAGCCGGCCGCCCGTCCGGCGCCGGCTGTGGTGGCGGCCGCTGGTGCCGCTGGCCGGGGCCGGACTGCTGGTGACCGTCTCCCGGGACGTCGACCAGGTGGACAGCCCGCTGAACACCACCCGGCTCGCCGTCGGCGCGACCCTGCTGCTGCTCGGCGTCACGGCACTGCTGCCCTGGCTGGTCGACGCGGTGGTGCGGCGGCTGCACGGCGGCCCGGTGCCCTGGCAGTTGGCCACCCGGCGGCTCCAGTTGCACAGCGGGGCGGCCACCCGCGCGGTCGCCGGCATCACCGTCGCGGTCGCCGGGGCCATCGCCGTCCACATGACCTTCACCGGCATGCAGGCCGGATTCGCCGACAGCTACGCCCGCAACGGCCGCCCGGTGGTCGAGATGACCGGCGGCACGGAGGGCTGGGAGCAGACCCGGCAGGCGCTCACGGTGCTGCGCGGCACCGAAGGGGTCAGCCGGGTGGACGGCGCGCTGGAATCCTCGGTGGCGGCCGCGGGCGACCGGGGCCGGCTGATGGAGGGCAGCGACTTCCGCATGGTGGACGGCGTGTTCGCCACCGTCGCCGACTGCGCCGGACTGGCCCGGCTCGCGGAGATCGGCTCCTGCCGGGACGGTGACGTCTTCCGCACCGACAACCTGCCGGACGACACCTTCGCCACGCCGGGCGCCCGGCTCAACCTCGACCCGCCCGAGGGCGCCGGCCCCAGCCGCCCGCCGCAGCCGTGGACGCTGCCCGCCTCGACCCGTACCGTCCGCGCGAAGACCGCCCCCGACGGCCTGCCGGTCCGCGGCATCCTGATCACCCCGGCCGCGGTGGACGTGCACCGGATGCACCGTCCCCTGCTGCACCTGACGGTCCACTACGACCCCGCCGCACCGGACGCGGTGGAGCACATCCGTACCGCGGCGGCGCGCATCAACCCGTCGATGGCCGTGGTCTCGCTGGCCGAGAACCGGCACGACGGGCAGTACGACAGCCTGCGCACCGG
Proteins encoded in this region:
- a CDS encoding ABC transporter permease, yielding MTLLGPRTRNGPAGPGGPSAAPGEAAVLGPPPAGPAVWARDLVTGLRFAAGGGREGWIRTALTAVGVGLGVAVLLLGSSVPSLLDSWHGREKARENLGQANPPRPADDTLLYAHADTRYHHQNIRGRLVDPDGAHPPKPPGVAALPAPGTMLVSPGLKELLDSPDGAALRERLPYRVVGTIGDAGLQGPAELTFLAGSSALDERLGAYRIDHFGLEFVQRPMRAPAVVLVIMTCVALLTPVMVFIGTSVRFGNERRELRLAALRLVGADIRTTRRIAAGETLLGSLAGLVLGAGFFLGGRQFASMVTLWDINVFPSDITPDPLLATLIAVLVPSAAVLVTLFAQRGVTVEPLGVVRSRPPVRRRLWWRPLVPLAGAGLLVTVSRDVDQVDSPLNTTRLAVGATLLLLGVTALLPWLVDAVVRRLHGGPVPWQLATRRLQLHSGAATRAVAGITVAVAGAIAVHMTFTGMQAGFADSYARNGRPVVEMTGGTEGWEQTRQALTVLRGTEGVSRVDGALESSVAAAGDRGRLMEGSDFRMVDGVFATVADCAGLARLAEIGSCRDGDVFRTDNLPDDTFATPGARLNLDPPEGAGPSRPPQPWTLPASTRTVRAKTAPDGLPVRGILITPAAVDVHRMHRPLLHLTVHYDPAAPDAVEHIRTAAARINPSMAVVSLAENRHDGQYDSLRTGLFLGAVVTLLLIGAGLVISTVEQLHEHRRLLSVLDAFGTRRRTLGWSVLWQTAIPVALGLVLAVGGGLALGSLLLWMIDSAVFVDWPVVAAMAGAGAGVILLVTAASLPPLWRMMRPDGLRTE
- a CDS encoding PadR family transcriptional regulator; amino-acid sequence: MSIGHTLLGLLESGPRHGYDLKRAFDEHFGHDRPLHYGQVYSTMSRLLKNGLVEVDGVEAGAGPERKRYAITDAGVTDVAQWLARPEKPEPYLQSTLYTKVVLALLTERDAAELLDTQRTEHLRLMRGLTERKRKGDLADQLICDHALFHLEADLRWLELTAARLDKLAAVIAR
- a CDS encoding ABC transporter ATP-binding protein, which codes for MTPAGSLLAAEALHKSFGQTQALDGVDFSIHPGEVVAVMGPSGSGKSTLLHCLAGIVLPDSGSVRYGDHEVTVMNDAQRSALRRADFGFVFQFGQLVPELTCLENVALPLRLNGVKRKEAERHAREWLERLEVEDSGGKRPGEVSGGQGQRVAVARALAARPRVIFADEPTGALDSLNGERVMTLLTDAARDTNAAVVLVTHEARVAAYSDREIVVRDGKVKDMLAGLR